A genomic stretch from Kovacikia minuta CCNUW1 includes:
- a CDS encoding CHASE2 domain-containing protein: MTVRSPFRLKVRQVEQSCVFDLCNPAGQEISATLRFPETLAERHQNWQQIYLRRYELQTRARVGRKSGSGTPTSYDWDQELRIAETTLLNELDYWLGQPELLGIREAIQQAVEEITPKHSNQPGVSAALTILLECSPLSLAQLPWETWKLVPPNVAPGTVRIARTCTTQVAPLAPANSSRRGKIRILAIFAAAPELNHGLDQKILRSLQSVAEIEFVQCQPTPNPARNGSKSPELKQQVAAAIADQRGWDVLFFAGHSNTEANTGGKLELAPQTTLTIAEIEPYLAVAKQRGLQLAMFNSCCGLQIAESLIRLGLPQVVVMREQIQDAVAHKFLEHFCHHILNASDVHTAVLAACQYFARENIAYPSAHLIPSLFCHPDPRTRLFRLEPSWLKRTWFQWRPTRWEAIAISTISLLSLMVPVQELLLEVRYWSQAVYRQTTHQFPPAASPPVTLLEIDQASIDRKGIDAYKVKPMSRAYLAELGDRLRQLQVRVIGFDYLLDGSTNEDATMAATVQAAIRQQTWLVFATRLNDAGQAIGVTSNIAKPDWILQGNIDIVGWDVMLPATPRCDDNCPFAYQLALAQVLRFDPASPQPQLKPSGNLQNHVSQYLEQVEAPNQTLAFLKQPGLPLGLQPMIDFSLPPAQVYRSIAAWDFLERPLSDPTLQSFKEQVVIIGSGGYDQADDNFPLPLAVRYWRSIKNQAGQQNQTARSQVFPGATAHAYSVHHLLAQHRLLGISNLWLIGIAAILGKGMAFVLMNKNHRQQQLMVELGVGGTLAYALIGLQIYISALILLPWLLPSALFWLYILPNLRRSA, encoded by the coding sequence ATGACTGTGCGATCGCCATTTCGACTCAAAGTTCGCCAGGTTGAACAATCCTGTGTGTTTGATCTTTGCAATCCCGCTGGGCAAGAAATTTCAGCTACCTTGAGATTTCCAGAAACGTTGGCTGAGCGGCACCAGAACTGGCAACAAATTTATCTCAGACGGTATGAATTGCAAACACGGGCGCGGGTTGGTCGCAAAAGTGGGAGTGGGACGCCGACAAGCTACGATTGGGATCAGGAACTCCGGATTGCCGAAACTACCCTGCTGAATGAATTGGATTACTGGTTAGGACAACCCGAACTCCTGGGCATCCGTGAAGCCATTCAGCAAGCGGTGGAGGAAATTACCCCCAAGCACTCGAACCAACCGGGCGTTTCCGCGGCATTGACAATTCTGTTGGAATGTAGCCCCCTTTCTCTGGCGCAATTACCCTGGGAAACCTGGAAGTTGGTGCCCCCCAATGTTGCCCCTGGAACCGTTCGCATTGCCCGCACCTGTACCACTCAGGTCGCCCCCCTCGCCCCAGCAAATTCATCCCGGCGCGGTAAAATTCGTATCCTTGCCATTTTTGCGGCGGCTCCAGAGCTGAATCATGGGTTAGATCAAAAAATTCTACGATCGCTGCAATCTGTTGCAGAGATTGAGTTTGTCCAATGTCAACCTACTCCAAACCCGGCCCGCAATGGCTCAAAAAGCCCTGAATTGAAGCAACAGGTTGCCGCTGCGATCGCCGATCAGCGGGGTTGGGATGTATTATTTTTTGCCGGGCACAGTAACACAGAGGCGAACACAGGGGGCAAGTTGGAGCTTGCCCCCCAAACGACCTTAACCATTGCTGAAATCGAACCCTATCTCGCCGTCGCAAAACAACGGGGGTTGCAACTGGCGATGTTCAACTCTTGCTGCGGGTTGCAGATTGCCGAGTCCCTGATTCGTTTAGGGCTGCCTCAGGTTGTCGTCATGCGAGAACAAATCCAGGATGCGGTAGCCCACAAGTTTTTAGAACATTTTTGCCATCACATCCTGAACGCCAGCGATGTTCATACCGCTGTGCTGGCTGCCTGTCAGTATTTCGCCAGAGAAAACATTGCCTATCCCTCTGCCCACCTGATTCCCTCCCTGTTTTGCCATCCTGATCCCAGAACCCGCCTGTTTCGCCTGGAGCCATCCTGGTTGAAGCGCACCTGGTTCCAATGGCGACCAACCCGCTGGGAGGCGATCGCCATCAGCACCATTTCCCTGCTTAGCCTGATGGTGCCAGTCCAGGAGTTGTTGTTGGAGGTGCGCTACTGGAGCCAGGCAGTTTATCGCCAAACAACCCATCAGTTTCCCCCAGCGGCTTCTCCCCCTGTGACATTGCTGGAAATTGACCAGGCATCGATCGACCGTAAGGGCATTGATGCTTACAAAGTGAAGCCCATGAGCCGAGCTTACCTGGCGGAATTGGGCGATCGCCTGCGGCAACTACAGGTTAGAGTGATCGGCTTCGATTACCTACTGGATGGTTCTACGAACGAAGACGCAACGATGGCAGCAACGGTGCAGGCGGCCATTCGACAGCAGACCTGGCTGGTGTTTGCGACCCGCTTGAACGATGCAGGGCAAGCGATCGGGGTAACATCCAACATTGCCAAACCGGATTGGATCTTGCAAGGAAATATCGATATTGTGGGTTGGGATGTGATGCTGCCAGCAACCCCCCGTTGCGACGATAACTGCCCCTTTGCTTATCAACTAGCGCTGGCACAGGTTCTGCGGTTTGACCCGGCGTCACCCCAACCGCAACTAAAGCCTTCTGGTAACCTGCAAAATCACGTCAGCCAATATCTTGAGCAGGTCGAGGCTCCCAATCAAACCCTGGCTTTTCTGAAACAGCCTGGCTTGCCTTTGGGGTTGCAACCGATGATCGATTTTTCCCTCCCACCAGCGCAGGTGTACCGCTCGATCGCCGCCTGGGATTTTCTGGAACGTCCCTTAAGTGATCCAACATTGCAGTCCTTCAAGGAACAGGTGGTGATTATTGGCTCTGGGGGTTACGACCAGGCAGATGACAACTTTCCCCTACCCCTTGCCGTGCGTTACTGGCGTTCCATTAAAAATCAGGCAGGGCAGCAAAATCAAACTGCTCGATCGCAGGTTTTTCCAGGTGCAACTGCCCATGCTTATAGTGTTCATCACCTGCTTGCCCAACACAGATTGTTGGGCATTTCTAATCTCTGGCTGATTGGTATTGCTGCCATTCTCGGTAAAGGAATGGCATTCGTTTTAATGAATAAAAACCATCGCCAACAGCAATTAATGGTGGAATTGGGCGTTGGCGGCACCCTCGCCTATGCCCTCATCGGACTGCAAATTTACATTTCTGCGTTGATCCTATTACCCTGGCTGTTGCCCTCCGCCTTATTTTGGCTTTACATCCTGCCTAACCTGAGACGATCTGCATAG
- a CDS encoding ribbon-helix-helix domain-containing protein — MNTPKRGSTSEMQVTSIRLEPELKERLREISREQGYQTLIREVLWLFVEQQAVSDEVSWRSLSHGESYSVEDRGFSSHSSQLSMSDVRATFRAIAQQKERCAITDQLIEPQQPMWLGLTIAGELVPIRLSE; from the coding sequence ATGAATACACCCAAACGAGGCAGCACTTCGGAAATGCAGGTCACGAGTATCCGCTTGGAACCGGAACTTAAAGAGCGATTGCGGGAGATTTCTAGAGAACAGGGCTATCAAACCCTGATTCGGGAAGTCCTTTGGCTGTTTGTGGAGCAACAGGCGGTGTCGGATGAGGTGAGTTGGCGTAGCCTCTCACATGGAGAGTCGTATTCTGTTGAGGACAGGGGATTTTCTTCCCACTCCTCACAGTTATCAATGTCAGATGTTCGAGCGACGTTTAGAGCAATCGCGCAACAGAAGGAACGGTGTGCAATTACGGATCAACTCATTGAGCCGCAACAACCGATGTGGTTAGGACTAACGATCGCAGGTGAACTTGTTCCCATCCGCTTGAGCGAGTAA